Proteins from a single region of Artemia franciscana chromosome 2, ASM3288406v1, whole genome shotgun sequence:
- the LOC136034939 gene encoding 26S proteasome non-ATPase regulatory subunit 10-like produces MPNISKQNKSSLNEEDQDNNVVPTKLKKISISNSTTRDVKDNGGRTFLHIAAAFGDIYTCELLISKGATIDAIDCEKKTPLHVAVATGNLVICQLLISRGATIDTIDSENKTPLHIAAMKQSHGMCQLLISKGAAIDAINNGKQTPLHIAVMNGNLKICQLLISKGASIHAIDSEKKTPLHIAAENRNLKTCQLLISKGASIHAIDSEKKTPLHIAAENRNLKICQLLISKGATIDAIDSKKKTPLHRAAKTGNLNICQLLISKGATIDAIDSKKKTPLHRAVAKRNPEICQLLQRVLQ; encoded by the coding sequence ATGCCGAatatatcaaaacaaaataaaagttcaCTTAACGAAGAGGACCAAGATAATAATGTTGTACCTACcaagcttaaaaaaatttcgattTCAAATAGTACTACGAGAGATGTCAAAGATAATGGAGGTAGAACGTTTTTACATATAGCTGCTGCTTTTGGAGATATATATACTTGTGAACTACTAATTTCAAAGGGTGCAACAATAGATGCAATAGATTgtgagaaaaaaacacctttacatGTTGCTGTTGCGACTGGAAATCTAGttatttgtcagctattgatttcaagaGGTGCTACAATAGATACCATAGATAGTGAGAATAAAACACCTCTACATATAGCTGCAATGAAACAATCTCATGGCAtgtgtcagctattgatttcaaagggtgctgcaatagatgccataaATAATGGGAAACaaacacctttacatatagctgttaTGAATGGAAATCTAAAAATATGTCAGCTATTAATTTCTAAGGGTGCATCAATACATGCCatagattctgagaaaaaaacacctttacatatagctgcTGAGAACAGAAATCTAAAAACATGTCAGCTATTAATTTCTAAGGGTGCATCAATACATGCCatagattctgagaaaaaaacacctttacatatagctgcTGAGAACAGAAATCTAAAAAtatgtcagctattgatttccaAGGGTGCGAcaatagatgccatagattctaagaaaaaaacaccgtTACATAGAGCTGCAAAGACTGGAAATCTAAATAtatgtcagctattgatttctaAGGGTGCGAcaatagatgccatagattctaagaaaaaaacacctttacatagaGCTGTTGCGAAAAGGAATCCAGAAATTTGTCAGCTACTTCAAAGGGTGCTACAATAG